In Oncorhynchus clarkii lewisi isolate Uvic-CL-2024 chromosome 2, UVic_Ocla_1.0, whole genome shotgun sequence, one DNA window encodes the following:
- the LOC139367377 gene encoding transcription elongation factor A protein 3-like isoform X15: MTREEELIRIAKKLDKMVSRNNTEGALDLLNELKSFNMTLKLLQETRIGMSVNGIRKHCTDDEVVSLAKILIKDWKRLLDAARTQSTERPNKMKNGVDSNKSTGSPVRSPLEKDTRRDSSDTLSPSHPRPTPPSRRPSVKVKKERKKAPPDPNSPLPPLHPHPSMPTAAEVKKESNLQAVMKKKEPPWISVVRKEPPDPNAPFAPLPLHLHPPPHVKRPSVEVKKEREESSDYKPVSLKVTSSDHVKKDRKDLSDSKPKPAKRQNLDSSDSKPKPAKRQSLDSSDSNPKRSKRPSLDGKKDRKDSTDSKPSHSVKRHSTDSKSDRRDSVDSKTSNSPSAKKLSSETKEFPSSKSSHPGPLQRKSSTDSIERRGKPEMPKIPTTPTSPMSPSFSSAGVPLSPCLATGETIRDKCIEMLAAALRTDDNFKEFGTNCDSMAAEIEDHIYTEMGSTDMKYKNRVRSRISNLKDPKNPGLRRNVLAGGIELRRFAIMSAEEMASDELKQLRNNLTKEAIREHQLSKTSGTISDLFQCSKCGKKNCTYNQMQTRSADEPMTTFVLCNECGNRWKFC, translated from the exons GAGGGTGCCCTGGACCTGCTGAATGAACTGAAGAGCTTCAACATGACACTGAAACTTCTGCAG GAAACGAGAATCGGCATGTCTGTGAATGGAATCAGGAAGCACTGCACAGACGACGAGGTAGTTTCCCTGGCCAAGATCCTCATCAAGGACTGGAAGAGACTGCTGG ATGCTGCACGTACTCAGAGTACTGAGAGGCCCAATAAGATGAAGAATGGGGTTGACTCCAACAAATCCACAGGGTCCCCAGTCAGGTCCCCCTTAGAGAAAGACACCAG GAGAGATTCTTCAGACACTCTGTCTCCTTCTCATCCTCGTCCCACCCCTCCGTCCAGACGTCCCTCAGTGAAGGTGAAGAAAGAGAG GAAAAAAGCTCCTCCTGACCCTAATTCCCcgcttcctcctcttcatcctcatccTTCTATGCCCACTGCAGCAGAGGTCAAGAAGGAGAG caACCTGCAAGCAGTGATGAAAAA AAAAGAGCCTCCGTGGATTTCTGTGGTTAGAAAAGAGCCTCCGGACCCCAATGCTCCATttgctcctcttcctctccatctccatcctccccctcatgTGAAGCGCCCGTCAGTGGAAGTCAAAAAGGAGAG AGAAGAGTCGTCAGATTACAAACCCGTTTCTCTGAAGGTGACGTCTTCTGACCATGTGAAAAAGGATAG AAAGGATTTGTCAGATTCCAAACCAAAACCTGCTAAAAGGCAGAATCTGGACTCCTCAGATTCCAAACCAAAACCTGCTAAAAGGCAGAGTCTGGACTCCTCAGATTCCAATCCAAAACGTTCTAAAAGGCCAAGTCTGGATGGCAAGAAAGACAG AAAGGACTCCACTGACTCCAAGCCCAGCCATTCTGTGAAACGTCATTCGACTGATTCCAAATCAGACAG GAGGGACTCTGTGGATTCCAAGACTAGCAACTCACCCTCGGCTAAGAAGCTCTCTAGCGAGAC gaAAGAATTTCCTAGCTCCAAGTCCTCTCACCCTGGTCCTCTGCAGAGAAAGTCCTCAACGGACAGTATTGAACG GAGAGGGAAACCAGAGATGCCAAAGATtcccaccacccccaccagtcCCATGTCCCCCTCCTTCAGCTCAGCAGGGGTTCCCCTGTCCCCTTGCCTTGCCACTGGAGAAACCATCAGGGACAAGTGCATCGAGATGCTGGCTGCCGCTCTACGTACAGATG ACAACTTCAAAGAATTTGGGACAAACTGTGACTCCATGGCAGCAGAGATTGAAGATC ATATTTACACGGAGATGGGATCCACAGATATGAAGTATAAAAACAGGGTGCGGAGCCGCATCAGCAACCTGAAGGACCCCAAAAACCCTGGACTGCGGAGGAACGTCCTGGCTGGAGGCATCGAGCTGAGGCGCTTCGCCATCATGTCTGCTGAG GAGATGGCTAGTGATGAGCTGAAGCAGCTGAGGAACAATCTGACTAAGGAGGCCATTAGGGAACACCAACTGTCCAAAACCAGCGGTACCATTTCTGACCTGTTTCAGTGCAGCAAGTGCGGCAAAAAGAACTGCACCTACAACCAG ATGCAGACCCGCAGCGCTGATGAGCCTATGACTACTTTTGTTCTGTGTAACGAGTGCGGGAACCGCTGGAAG TTCTGCTGA
- the LOC139367377 gene encoding transcription elongation factor A protein 3-like isoform X7, producing MTREEELIRIAKKLDKMVSRNNTEGALDLLNELKSFNMTLKLLQETRIGMSVNGIRKHCTDDEVVSLAKILIKDWKRLLDAARTQSTERPNKMKNGVDSNKSTGSPVRSPLEKDTSHKRLDVSDSEPESEKEEYSDKRQKEKYNVERKKDERAVDLKKERYTEAFKNKRHAEQSKNGKHTEDARKERHVEHLEEPKKERHFEKSRKERHVHDTKNERHVQEPKKESNLEGPKNESHTDEPRKERHTEERRKEIPMYEPPQERPVENHRQGFERRSVLDDLYPSCYSPPRPPRPPRLPPPVRRMSGEVNKGVKKEVKKERERRDSSDTLSPSHPRPTPPSRRPSVKVKKERKDLSDSKPKPAKRQNLDSSDSKPKPAKRQSLDSSDSNPKRSKRPSLDGKKDRKDSTDSKPSHSVKRHSTDSKSDRRDSVDSKTSNSPSAKKLSSETKEFPSSKSSHPGPLQRKSSTDSIERRGKPEMPKIPTTPTSPMSPSFSSAGVPLSPCLATGETIRDKCIEMLAAALRTDDNFKEFGTNCDSMAAEIEDHIYTEMGSTDMKYKNRVRSRISNLKDPKNPGLRRNVLAGGIELRRFAIMSAEEMASDELKQLRNNLTKEAIREHQLSKTSGTISDLFQCSKCGKKNCTYNQMQTRSADEPMTTFVLCNECGNRWKFC from the exons GAGGGTGCCCTGGACCTGCTGAATGAACTGAAGAGCTTCAACATGACACTGAAACTTCTGCAG GAAACGAGAATCGGCATGTCTGTGAATGGAATCAGGAAGCACTGCACAGACGACGAGGTAGTTTCCCTGGCCAAGATCCTCATCAAGGACTGGAAGAGACTGCTGG ATGCTGCACGTACTCAGAGTACTGAGAGGCCCAATAAGATGAAGAATGGGGTTGACTCCAACAAATCCACAGGGTCCCCAGTCAGGTCCCCCTTAGAGAAAGACACCAG TCACAAGAGGCTGGATGTTTCTGATTCAGAACCTGAATCTGAAAAGGAAGAATACTCTGACAAACGGCAAAAAGAGAAGTACAATGTTGAACGCAAAAAAGACGAGAGAGCTGTTGACCTTAAAAAGGAGCGATATACAGAGGCATTCAAAAACAAACGGCATGCAGAACAATCCAAAAATGGAAAACATACAGAAGATGCCAGAAAAGAAAGACATGTAGAACACTTAGAAGAACCCAAAAAGGAGAGACACTtcgaaaaatccagaaaagaaaGACATGTACATGACACAAAAAATGAAAGACATGTGCAAGAACCCAAGAAAGAAAGTAACCTCGAAGGGCCCAAAAATGAGAGCCACACCGATGAACCGAGAAAGGAAAGACACACAGAGGAACGCAGAAAGGAGATACCAATGTACGAACCCCCACAAGAGAGACCTGTTGAAAACCACAGACAAGGGTTTGAGAG GAGAAGCGTCTTGGATGATCTTTACCCCTCTTGTTACTCTCCTCCTCGCCCCCCCCGACCACCCCGTCTTCCTCCCCCTGTCAGACGTATGTCTGGGGAGGTGAATAAAGGGGTGAAAAAAgaggtgaagaaagagagagagag GAGAGATTCTTCAGACACTCTGTCTCCTTCTCATCCTCGTCCCACCCCTCCGTCCAGACGTCCCTCAGTGAAGGTGAAGAAAGAGAG AAAGGATTTGTCAGATTCCAAACCAAAACCTGCTAAAAGGCAGAATCTGGACTCCTCAGATTCCAAACCAAAACCTGCTAAAAGGCAGAGTCTGGACTCCTCAGATTCCAATCCAAAACGTTCTAAAAGGCCAAGTCTGGATGGCAAGAAAGACAG AAAGGACTCCACTGACTCCAAGCCCAGCCATTCTGTGAAACGTCATTCGACTGATTCCAAATCAGACAG GAGGGACTCTGTGGATTCCAAGACTAGCAACTCACCCTCGGCTAAGAAGCTCTCTAGCGAGAC gaAAGAATTTCCTAGCTCCAAGTCCTCTCACCCTGGTCCTCTGCAGAGAAAGTCCTCAACGGACAGTATTGAACG GAGAGGGAAACCAGAGATGCCAAAGATtcccaccacccccaccagtcCCATGTCCCCCTCCTTCAGCTCAGCAGGGGTTCCCCTGTCCCCTTGCCTTGCCACTGGAGAAACCATCAGGGACAAGTGCATCGAGATGCTGGCTGCCGCTCTACGTACAGATG ACAACTTCAAAGAATTTGGGACAAACTGTGACTCCATGGCAGCAGAGATTGAAGAT CATATTTACACGGAGATGGGATCCACAGATATGAAGTATAAAAACAGGGTGCGGAGCCGCATCAGCAACCTGAAGGACCCCAAAAACCCTGGACTGCGGAGGAACGTCCTGGCTGGAGGCATCGAGCTGAGGCGCTTCGCCATCATGTCTGCTGAG GAGATGGCTAGTGATGAGCTGAAGCAGCTGAGGAACAATCTGACTAAGGAGGCCATTAGGGAACACCAACTGTCCAAAACCAGCGGTACCATTTCTGACCTGTTTCAGTGCAGCAAGTGCGGCAAAAAGAACTGCACCTACAACCAG ATGCAGACCCGCAGCGCTGATGAGCCTATGACTACTTTTGTTCTGTGTAACGAGTGCGGGAACCGCTGGAAG TTCTGCTGA
- the LOC139367377 gene encoding transcription elongation factor A protein 3-like isoform X11 yields the protein MTREEELIRIAKKLDKMVSRNNTEGALDLLNELKSFNMTLKLLQETRIGMSVNGIRKHCTDDEVVSLAKILIKDWKRLLDAARTQSTERPNKMKNGVDSNKSTGSPVRSPLEKDTSHKRLDVSDSEPESEKEEYSDKRQKEKYNVERKKDERAVDLKKERYTEAFKNKRHAEQSKNGKHTEDARKERHVEHLEEPKKERHFEKSRKERHVHDTKNERHVQEPKKESNLEGPKNESHTDEPRKERHTEERRKEIPMYEPPQERPVENHRQGFERRSVLDDLYPSCYSPPRPPRPPRLPPPVRRMSGEVNKGVKKEVKKERERRDSSDTLSPSHPRPTPPSRRPSVKVKKERKDSTDSKPSHSVKRHSTDSKSDRRDSVDSKTSNSPSAKKLSSETKEFPSSKSSHPGPLQRKSSTDSIERRGKPEMPKIPTTPTSPMSPSFSSAGVPLSPCLATGETIRDKCIEMLAAALRTDDNFKEFGTNCDSMAAEIEDHIYTEMGSTDMKYKNRVRSRISNLKDPKNPGLRRNVLAGGIELRRFAIMSAEEMASDELKQLRNNLTKEAIREHQLSKTSGTISDLFQCSKCGKKNCTYNQMQTRSADEPMTTFVLCNECGNRWKFC from the exons GAGGGTGCCCTGGACCTGCTGAATGAACTGAAGAGCTTCAACATGACACTGAAACTTCTGCAG GAAACGAGAATCGGCATGTCTGTGAATGGAATCAGGAAGCACTGCACAGACGACGAGGTAGTTTCCCTGGCCAAGATCCTCATCAAGGACTGGAAGAGACTGCTGG ATGCTGCACGTACTCAGAGTACTGAGAGGCCCAATAAGATGAAGAATGGGGTTGACTCCAACAAATCCACAGGGTCCCCAGTCAGGTCCCCCTTAGAGAAAGACACCAG TCACAAGAGGCTGGATGTTTCTGATTCAGAACCTGAATCTGAAAAGGAAGAATACTCTGACAAACGGCAAAAAGAGAAGTACAATGTTGAACGCAAAAAAGACGAGAGAGCTGTTGACCTTAAAAAGGAGCGATATACAGAGGCATTCAAAAACAAACGGCATGCAGAACAATCCAAAAATGGAAAACATACAGAAGATGCCAGAAAAGAAAGACATGTAGAACACTTAGAAGAACCCAAAAAGGAGAGACACTtcgaaaaatccagaaaagaaaGACATGTACATGACACAAAAAATGAAAGACATGTGCAAGAACCCAAGAAAGAAAGTAACCTCGAAGGGCCCAAAAATGAGAGCCACACCGATGAACCGAGAAAGGAAAGACACACAGAGGAACGCAGAAAGGAGATACCAATGTACGAACCCCCACAAGAGAGACCTGTTGAAAACCACAGACAAGGGTTTGAGAG GAGAAGCGTCTTGGATGATCTTTACCCCTCTTGTTACTCTCCTCCTCGCCCCCCCCGACCACCCCGTCTTCCTCCCCCTGTCAGACGTATGTCTGGGGAGGTGAATAAAGGGGTGAAAAAAgaggtgaagaaagagagagagag GAGAGATTCTTCAGACACTCTGTCTCCTTCTCATCCTCGTCCCACCCCTCCGTCCAGACGTCCCTCAGTGAAGGTGAAGAAAGAGAG AAAGGACTCCACTGACTCCAAGCCCAGCCATTCTGTGAAACGTCATTCGACTGATTCCAAATCAGACAG GAGGGACTCTGTGGATTCCAAGACTAGCAACTCACCCTCGGCTAAGAAGCTCTCTAGCGAGAC gaAAGAATTTCCTAGCTCCAAGTCCTCTCACCCTGGTCCTCTGCAGAGAAAGTCCTCAACGGACAGTATTGAACG GAGAGGGAAACCAGAGATGCCAAAGATtcccaccacccccaccagtcCCATGTCCCCCTCCTTCAGCTCAGCAGGGGTTCCCCTGTCCCCTTGCCTTGCCACTGGAGAAACCATCAGGGACAAGTGCATCGAGATGCTGGCTGCCGCTCTACGTACAGATG ACAACTTCAAAGAATTTGGGACAAACTGTGACTCCATGGCAGCAGAGATTGAAGAT CATATTTACACGGAGATGGGATCCACAGATATGAAGTATAAAAACAGGGTGCGGAGCCGCATCAGCAACCTGAAGGACCCCAAAAACCCTGGACTGCGGAGGAACGTCCTGGCTGGAGGCATCGAGCTGAGGCGCTTCGCCATCATGTCTGCTGAG GAGATGGCTAGTGATGAGCTGAAGCAGCTGAGGAACAATCTGACTAAGGAGGCCATTAGGGAACACCAACTGTCCAAAACCAGCGGTACCATTTCTGACCTGTTTCAGTGCAGCAAGTGCGGCAAAAAGAACTGCACCTACAACCAG ATGCAGACCCGCAGCGCTGATGAGCCTATGACTACTTTTGTTCTGTGTAACGAGTGCGGGAACCGCTGGAAG TTCTGCTGA
- the LOC139367377 gene encoding triadin-like isoform X1 encodes MTREEELIRIAKKLDKMVSRNNTEGALDLLNELKSFNMTLKLLQETRIGMSVNGIRKHCTDDEVVSLAKILIKDWKRLLDAARTQSTERPNKMKNGVDSNKSTGSPVRSPLEKDTSHKRLDVSDSEPESEKEEYSDKRQKEKYNVERKKDERAVDLKKERYTEAFKNKRHAEQSKNGKHTEDARKERHVEHLEEPKKERHFEKSRKERHVHDTKNERHVQEPKKESNLEGPKNESHTDEPRKERHTEERRKEIPMYEPPQERPVENHRQGFERRSVLDDLYPSCYSPPRPPRPPRLPPPVRRMSGEVNKGVKKEVKKERERRDSSDTLSPSHPRPTPPSRRPSVKVKKERKKAPPDPNSPLPPLHPHPSMPTAAEVKKESNLQAVMKKKEPPWISVVRKEPPDPNAPFAPLPLHLHPPPHVKRPSVEVKKEREESSDYKPVSLKVTSSDHVKKDRKDSDSKVPKITSVDAKKERKDLSDSKPKPAKRQNLDSSDSKPKPAKRQSLDSSDSNPKRSKRPSLDGKKDRKDSTDSKPSHSVKRHSTDSKSDRRDSVDSKTSNSPSAKKLSSETKEFPSSKSSHPGPLQRKSSTDSIERRGKPEMPKIPTTPTSPMSPSFSSAGVPLSPCLATGETIRDKCIEMLAAALRTDDNFKEFGTNCDSMAAEIEDHIYTEMGSTDMKYKNRVRSRISNLKDPKNPGLRRNVLAGGIELRRFAIMSAEEMASDELKQLRNNLTKEAIREHQLSKTSGTISDLFQCSKCGKKNCTYNQMQTRSADEPMTTFVLCNECGNRWKFC; translated from the exons GAGGGTGCCCTGGACCTGCTGAATGAACTGAAGAGCTTCAACATGACACTGAAACTTCTGCAG GAAACGAGAATCGGCATGTCTGTGAATGGAATCAGGAAGCACTGCACAGACGACGAGGTAGTTTCCCTGGCCAAGATCCTCATCAAGGACTGGAAGAGACTGCTGG ATGCTGCACGTACTCAGAGTACTGAGAGGCCCAATAAGATGAAGAATGGGGTTGACTCCAACAAATCCACAGGGTCCCCAGTCAGGTCCCCCTTAGAGAAAGACACCAG TCACAAGAGGCTGGATGTTTCTGATTCAGAACCTGAATCTGAAAAGGAAGAATACTCTGACAAACGGCAAAAAGAGAAGTACAATGTTGAACGCAAAAAAGACGAGAGAGCTGTTGACCTTAAAAAGGAGCGATATACAGAGGCATTCAAAAACAAACGGCATGCAGAACAATCCAAAAATGGAAAACATACAGAAGATGCCAGAAAAGAAAGACATGTAGAACACTTAGAAGAACCCAAAAAGGAGAGACACTtcgaaaaatccagaaaagaaaGACATGTACATGACACAAAAAATGAAAGACATGTGCAAGAACCCAAGAAAGAAAGTAACCTCGAAGGGCCCAAAAATGAGAGCCACACCGATGAACCGAGAAAGGAAAGACACACAGAGGAACGCAGAAAGGAGATACCAATGTACGAACCCCCACAAGAGAGACCTGTTGAAAACCACAGACAAGGGTTTGAGAG GAGAAGCGTCTTGGATGATCTTTACCCCTCTTGTTACTCTCCTCCTCGCCCCCCCCGACCACCCCGTCTTCCTCCCCCTGTCAGACGTATGTCTGGGGAGGTGAATAAAGGGGTGAAAAAAgaggtgaagaaagagagagagag GAGAGATTCTTCAGACACTCTGTCTCCTTCTCATCCTCGTCCCACCCCTCCGTCCAGACGTCCCTCAGTGAAGGTGAAGAAAGAGAG GAAAAAAGCTCCTCCTGACCCTAATTCCCcgcttcctcctcttcatcctcatccTTCTATGCCCACTGCAGCAGAGGTCAAGAAGGAGAG caACCTGCAAGCAGTGATGAAAAA AAAAGAGCCTCCGTGGATTTCTGTGGTTAGAAAAGAGCCTCCGGACCCCAATGCTCCATttgctcctcttcctctccatctccatcctccccctcatgTGAAGCGCCCGTCAGTGGAAGTCAAAAAGGAGAG AGAAGAGTCGTCAGATTACAAACCCGTTTCTCTGAAGGTGACGTCTTCTGACCATGTGAAAAAGGATAG AAAAGACTCTGATAGCAAAGTGCCCAAAATAACATCTGTTGATGCCAAGAAAGAAAG AAAGGATTTGTCAGATTCCAAACCAAAACCTGCTAAAAGGCAGAATCTGGACTCCTCAGATTCCAAACCAAAACCTGCTAAAAGGCAGAGTCTGGACTCCTCAGATTCCAATCCAAAACGTTCTAAAAGGCCAAGTCTGGATGGCAAGAAAGACAG AAAGGACTCCACTGACTCCAAGCCCAGCCATTCTGTGAAACGTCATTCGACTGATTCCAAATCAGACAG GAGGGACTCTGTGGATTCCAAGACTAGCAACTCACCCTCGGCTAAGAAGCTCTCTAGCGAGAC gaAAGAATTTCCTAGCTCCAAGTCCTCTCACCCTGGTCCTCTGCAGAGAAAGTCCTCAACGGACAGTATTGAACG GAGAGGGAAACCAGAGATGCCAAAGATtcccaccacccccaccagtcCCATGTCCCCCTCCTTCAGCTCAGCAGGGGTTCCCCTGTCCCCTTGCCTTGCCACTGGAGAAACCATCAGGGACAAGTGCATCGAGATGCTGGCTGCCGCTCTACGTACAGATG ACAACTTCAAAGAATTTGGGACAAACTGTGACTCCATGGCAGCAGAGATTGAAGAT CATATTTACACGGAGATGGGATCCACAGATATGAAGTATAAAAACAGGGTGCGGAGCCGCATCAGCAACCTGAAGGACCCCAAAAACCCTGGACTGCGGAGGAACGTCCTGGCTGGAGGCATCGAGCTGAGGCGCTTCGCCATCATGTCTGCTGAG GAGATGGCTAGTGATGAGCTGAAGCAGCTGAGGAACAATCTGACTAAGGAGGCCATTAGGGAACACCAACTGTCCAAAACCAGCGGTACCATTTCTGACCTGTTTCAGTGCAGCAAGTGCGGCAAAAAGAACTGCACCTACAACCAG ATGCAGACCCGCAGCGCTGATGAGCCTATGACTACTTTTGTTCTGTGTAACGAGTGCGGGAACCGCTGGAAG TTCTGCTGA
- the LOC139367377 gene encoding triadin-like isoform X3, which translates to MTREEELIRIAKKLDKMVSRNNTEGALDLLNELKSFNMTLKLLQETRIGMSVNGIRKHCTDDEVVSLAKILIKDWKRLLDAARTQSTERPNKMKNGVDSNKSTGSPVRSPLEKDTSHKRLDVSDSEPESEKEEYSDKRQKEKYNVERKKDERAVDLKKERYTEAFKNKRHAEQSKNGKHTEDARKERHVEHLEEPKKERHFEKSRKERHVHDTKNERHVQEPKKESNLEGPKNESHTDEPRKERHTEERRKEIPMYEPPQERPVENHRQGFERRSVLDDLYPSCYSPPRPPRPPRLPPPVRRMSGEVNKGVKKEVKKERERRDSSDTLSPSHPRPTPPSRRPSVKVKKERKKAPPDPNSPLPPLHPHPSMPTAAEVKKESNLQAVMKKKEPPWISVVRKEPPDPNAPFAPLPLHLHPPPHVKRPSVEVKKEREESSDYKPVSLKVTSSDHVKKDRKDSDSKVPKITSVDAKKERKDSTDSKPSHSVKRHSTDSKSDRRDSVDSKTSNSPSAKKLSSETKEFPSSKSSHPGPLQRKSSTDSIERRGKPEMPKIPTTPTSPMSPSFSSAGVPLSPCLATGETIRDKCIEMLAAALRTDDNFKEFGTNCDSMAAEIEDHIYTEMGSTDMKYKNRVRSRISNLKDPKNPGLRRNVLAGGIELRRFAIMSAEEMASDELKQLRNNLTKEAIREHQLSKTSGTISDLFQCSKCGKKNCTYNQMQTRSADEPMTTFVLCNECGNRWKFC; encoded by the exons GAGGGTGCCCTGGACCTGCTGAATGAACTGAAGAGCTTCAACATGACACTGAAACTTCTGCAG GAAACGAGAATCGGCATGTCTGTGAATGGAATCAGGAAGCACTGCACAGACGACGAGGTAGTTTCCCTGGCCAAGATCCTCATCAAGGACTGGAAGAGACTGCTGG ATGCTGCACGTACTCAGAGTACTGAGAGGCCCAATAAGATGAAGAATGGGGTTGACTCCAACAAATCCACAGGGTCCCCAGTCAGGTCCCCCTTAGAGAAAGACACCAG TCACAAGAGGCTGGATGTTTCTGATTCAGAACCTGAATCTGAAAAGGAAGAATACTCTGACAAACGGCAAAAAGAGAAGTACAATGTTGAACGCAAAAAAGACGAGAGAGCTGTTGACCTTAAAAAGGAGCGATATACAGAGGCATTCAAAAACAAACGGCATGCAGAACAATCCAAAAATGGAAAACATACAGAAGATGCCAGAAAAGAAAGACATGTAGAACACTTAGAAGAACCCAAAAAGGAGAGACACTtcgaaaaatccagaaaagaaaGACATGTACATGACACAAAAAATGAAAGACATGTGCAAGAACCCAAGAAAGAAAGTAACCTCGAAGGGCCCAAAAATGAGAGCCACACCGATGAACCGAGAAAGGAAAGACACACAGAGGAACGCAGAAAGGAGATACCAATGTACGAACCCCCACAAGAGAGACCTGTTGAAAACCACAGACAAGGGTTTGAGAG GAGAAGCGTCTTGGATGATCTTTACCCCTCTTGTTACTCTCCTCCTCGCCCCCCCCGACCACCCCGTCTTCCTCCCCCTGTCAGACGTATGTCTGGGGAGGTGAATAAAGGGGTGAAAAAAgaggtgaagaaagagagagagag GAGAGATTCTTCAGACACTCTGTCTCCTTCTCATCCTCGTCCCACCCCTCCGTCCAGACGTCCCTCAGTGAAGGTGAAGAAAGAGAG GAAAAAAGCTCCTCCTGACCCTAATTCCCcgcttcctcctcttcatcctcatccTTCTATGCCCACTGCAGCAGAGGTCAAGAAGGAGAG caACCTGCAAGCAGTGATGAAAAA AAAAGAGCCTCCGTGGATTTCTGTGGTTAGAAAAGAGCCTCCGGACCCCAATGCTCCATttgctcctcttcctctccatctccatcctccccctcatgTGAAGCGCCCGTCAGTGGAAGTCAAAAAGGAGAG AGAAGAGTCGTCAGATTACAAACCCGTTTCTCTGAAGGTGACGTCTTCTGACCATGTGAAAAAGGATAG AAAAGACTCTGATAGCAAAGTGCCCAAAATAACATCTGTTGATGCCAAGAAAGAAAG AAAGGACTCCACTGACTCCAAGCCCAGCCATTCTGTGAAACGTCATTCGACTGATTCCAAATCAGACAG GAGGGACTCTGTGGATTCCAAGACTAGCAACTCACCCTCGGCTAAGAAGCTCTCTAGCGAGAC gaAAGAATTTCCTAGCTCCAAGTCCTCTCACCCTGGTCCTCTGCAGAGAAAGTCCTCAACGGACAGTATTGAACG GAGAGGGAAACCAGAGATGCCAAAGATtcccaccacccccaccagtcCCATGTCCCCCTCCTTCAGCTCAGCAGGGGTTCCCCTGTCCCCTTGCCTTGCCACTGGAGAAACCATCAGGGACAAGTGCATCGAGATGCTGGCTGCCGCTCTACGTACAGATG ACAACTTCAAAGAATTTGGGACAAACTGTGACTCCATGGCAGCAGAGATTGAAGAT CATATTTACACGGAGATGGGATCCACAGATATGAAGTATAAAAACAGGGTGCGGAGCCGCATCAGCAACCTGAAGGACCCCAAAAACCCTGGACTGCGGAGGAACGTCCTGGCTGGAGGCATCGAGCTGAGGCGCTTCGCCATCATGTCTGCTGAG GAGATGGCTAGTGATGAGCTGAAGCAGCTGAGGAACAATCTGACTAAGGAGGCCATTAGGGAACACCAACTGTCCAAAACCAGCGGTACCATTTCTGACCTGTTTCAGTGCAGCAAGTGCGGCAAAAAGAACTGCACCTACAACCAG ATGCAGACCCGCAGCGCTGATGAGCCTATGACTACTTTTGTTCTGTGTAACGAGTGCGGGAACCGCTGGAAG TTCTGCTGA